In Deferribacteraceae bacterium V6Fe1, one genomic interval encodes:
- a CDS encoding ABC transporter ATP-binding protein, whose protein sequence is MLKVKSLCVNYGAVQALKNISIHIREKEFVALIGSNGAGKTSLLNSIMGIVKPKEGEIEFNGKNITHLPVEQKVKEKISLVLEGRRVFANMTVLENIEVGAFRGDKRNFDKKLKFIYDIFPVLKERSWQPAGMLSGGEQQMLAIARALISEPKLLLMDEPSMGLAPLIIKDVYEKLLILKETGLTIFLVEQNAAAALKYADRGYVLENGKVVLQGKSSELLQDNEIKRAYLGKEYKEKWER, encoded by the coding sequence ATGCTTAAAGTAAAGTCATTGTGTGTTAACTACGGTGCTGTTCAGGCGCTTAAGAATATATCTATCCATATAAGGGAAAAAGAGTTTGTCGCCCTTATCGGCTCCAATGGTGCAGGAAAGACCTCCCTTTTGAATTCTATTATGGGGATTGTAAAGCCTAAAGAAGGGGAAATAGAATTTAACGGTAAAAATATCACTCATTTGCCTGTGGAGCAAAAAGTAAAGGAAAAGATTTCACTTGTGCTTGAGGGCAGAAGGGTTTTTGCCAATATGACCGTTTTGGAAAATATCGAAGTAGGGGCTTTTCGGGGGGACAAAAGAAATTTTGATAAAAAACTAAAATTTATATACGATATCTTTCCCGTTTTAAAAGAAAGAAGTTGGCAGCCTGCGGGGATGCTTTCCGGCGGAGAGCAGCAGATGCTCGCCATTGCAAGGGCTTTGATAAGTGAGCCGAAATTGTTGTTAATGGATGAGCCTTCAATGGGGCTTGCTCCTTTAATTATAAAGGATGTCTATGAAAAACTTTTGATATTGAAAGAGACGGGACTTACAATTTTTCTGGTAGAGCAAAATGCGGCAGCAGCATTAAAGTATGCTGACAGAGGGTATGTATTGGAAAATGGTAAGGTTGTATTACAGGGCAAAAGTAGTGAACTTTTACAGGATAATGAGATAAAAAGAGCATATCTCGGTAAAGAATATAAAGAGAAGTGGGAGCGTTAG
- a CDS encoding molybdopterin molybdotransferase MoeA: MAGNLIRPLDALNEVLKCARIMSYELVDIFSAPGRTIFENPVSKRFLPPLDNSAMDGYAVKFEDIKNLPAKLKVIGNIQAGDSIKGLTLNSGEAFKIMTGAFVPGGADTVVEYEVTEQIGEEVTILKEKKKGANIRVKGEDIAVGSVIDVKGKVVTPEIYARLISVGVNFVKVYTKPKALVIGTGNELAYPGDNSDSFKTIDANSFYISNLLKSNGAEVTYLGIAKDSVDDLVDKIKFAKNYDFIVTSAGISEGDFDVVTNSGKTLAINWIFKGVSQKPGKPFSFGLLGEKPIFALPGNPVSSAFCTFFYILPFLKKMTGLDKYINDSVTATITVPMFKKNKRVHFNRGILKYDNVQREFMVTPYVSQDSHIISSIASSNCYIEIDEDTTGEIEVGSQVKCYIYDKNSIF; this comes from the coding sequence ATGGCTGGAAATCTTATAAGACCTTTAGATGCGCTGAATGAAGTGCTTAAATGTGCTAGAATAATGAGTTATGAATTGGTAGATATATTTAGTGCTCCGGGCAGGACAATTTTTGAAAATCCCGTTTCAAAAAGATTTTTGCCGCCACTTGATAATTCTGCAATGGACGGTTATGCAGTTAAGTTTGAGGATATTAAAAATTTACCAGCAAAGCTTAAAGTTATTGGTAACATTCAGGCCGGTGACAGTATTAAAGGGCTAACTTTGAATAGTGGGGAAGCATTTAAGATTATGACCGGTGCATTTGTCCCTGGGGGGGCGGATACCGTCGTAGAATATGAAGTCACAGAGCAGATTGGAGAAGAAGTGACTATTTTAAAGGAAAAAAAGAAAGGTGCAAACATAAGAGTCAAAGGTGAAGATATCGCTGTTGGAAGCGTTATTGATGTAAAGGGGAAAGTTGTTACCCCGGAAATTTATGCCAGACTGATTTCCGTTGGAGTAAATTTTGTAAAGGTTTATACTAAACCTAAAGCGCTTGTTATTGGCACCGGTAATGAGCTTGCTTATCCGGGTGATAACTCGGATAGCTTTAAAACAATTGACGCAAATAGCTTTTATATTTCAAATCTTTTAAAATCAAATGGTGCGGAAGTAACTTATTTGGGTATTGCAAAAGACAGTGTTGATGATTTGGTCGACAAAATTAAGTTTGCCAAAAATTATGATTTTATAGTTACTTCGGCAGGTATTTCCGAAGGGGATTTTGATGTGGTAACCAATTCTGGCAAGACCTTGGCAATTAATTGGATTTTTAAGGGGGTAAGTCAAAAGCCGGGTAAACCGTTTTCATTTGGGTTATTGGGTGAAAAGCCTATTTTTGCATTGCCGGGAAATCCTGTGAGTTCAGCTTTTTGCACATTTTTTTATATCCTTCCGTTTTTGAAAAAGATGACCGGTTTAGATAAATATATAAATGATTCTGTAACGGCGACAATAACTGTGCCAATGTTTAAGAAAAACAAAAGGGTACATTTTAATAGGGGGATTTTGAAATATGATAATGTGCAAAGAGAATTTATGGTGACACCATATGTTTCTCAGGATTCTCACATAATTTCATCTATTGCTTCCAGTAATTGCTATATTGAAATAGATGAAGATACTACCGGAGAAATAGAAGTTGGAAGTCAGGTAAAGTGTTATATTTATGACAAAAATTCAATTTTCTGA
- a CDS encoding HD domain-containing protein, translated as MKDSFDEDIKGVVNFIFEASILQNMQRSGNVFLGSGKQTVGAHIFRTVLIGYLLAKMTDGANAEKVMLMCLFHDIEESRTGDLNYLQQRYVTSDDKRALKNAVDNLPSKDDILKTVEEYEGIKSLEAKLAKDADTLELLFYLKEELDKGNLQAENWIKHAQKRLITETAKNILPTLKNTKYYDWWYNLTNDWDKGNKKW; from the coding sequence ATGAAAGACAGTTTTGATGAAGATATCAAGGGGGTTGTTAATTTTATCTTTGAAGCTTCAATCCTGCAAAATATGCAAAGAAGCGGCAATGTTTTTTTAGGTAGCGGGAAACAGACCGTTGGCGCTCATATATTCAGGACGGTTTTAATCGGTTATCTTCTTGCAAAGATGACCGATGGGGCAAATGCTGAAAAGGTAATGTTGATGTGCCTCTTTCATGATATCGAAGAGAGCAGGACTGGTGACTTAAATTATTTGCAGCAAAGATATGTGACCTCAGATGATAAAAGGGCACTTAAAAATGCGGTTGACAATTTACCATCAAAAGATGATATTCTTAAGACCGTAGAAGAGTATGAAGGGATCAAGAGCCTTGAGGCTAAGCTTGCCAAGGATGCCGACACGTTGGAGCTTTTGTTTTACTTAAAGGAGGAGCTTGACAAAGGGAATCTGCAGGCTGAAAATTGGATTAAGCATGCTCAGAAAAGACTTATTACGGAGACTGCAAAAAATATCTTGCCAACACTTAAGAACACGAAATATTACGATTGGTGGTACAATTTAACGAATGATTGGGATAAAGGGAACAAAAAGTGGTAG
- a CDS encoding RluA family pseudouridine synthase, producing the protein MTKIQFSDIPIVYEDDFLVVLNKPHGVLVVEDRYDKNLPTLKDILKEEYGEIFVTHRLDFGTGGLIIFAKDKETHRNINEQFEKGEVEKEYLALVKGTDFLPVTVMLPISKRNSKGRYKINFKSGRKAVTTFFPIREFKNTTLVKAIPLTGRTHQIRVHLKAIKFPLAKDFLYGGKSEDKRLTLMCSKMSFIHPKTKEKLAFELDLSDFLSQAIS; encoded by the coding sequence ATGACAAAAATTCAATTTTCTGATATCCCGATTGTTTACGAAGATGATTTTTTGGTAGTGCTTAACAAGCCTCACGGGGTACTTGTGGTGGAGGATAGGTACGATAAAAACCTTCCCACACTTAAAGATATTTTAAAAGAAGAATACGGCGAAATTTTTGTTACCCATAGGCTTGATTTTGGCACCGGAGGATTGATAATTTTTGCAAAGGATAAAGAGACTCATAGGAATATAAATGAGCAATTTGAAAAAGGTGAAGTAGAAAAAGAGTATTTGGCGTTGGTTAAAGGGACGGATTTTCTTCCTGTCACAGTAATGTTGCCAATCTCAAAAAGAAATTCAAAAGGGAGATACAAGATCAACTTTAAATCGGGCAGAAAAGCGGTTACGACATTTTTCCCTATAAGAGAATTTAAAAACACTACTCTTGTTAAGGCAATACCTTTAACCGGCCGGACCCATCAAATAAGAGTTCACTTGAAAGCGATTAAATTTCCTTTGGCAAAAGATTTTTTGTACGGGGGAAAATCTGAGGACAAAAGACTGACTCTTATGTGTTCAAAAATGTCATTTATCCACCCTAAAACAAAAGAAAAATTAGCTTTTGAGTTGGATTTGTCTGACTTTTTAAGTCAAGCTATTTCTTGA
- a CDS encoding phenylacetate--CoA ligase, with product MKNIWQYEEETMSLDDLKQFQLERLQSTLNRVSENVDFYKSKFKDAGVDITKVKSLEDIKHLPFTTKQDLRDNYPYGMFAVPLKDIVRIHSSSGTTGKPTVVGYTKRDLETWKNLVARIMVAGGVSANDIVHIAFSYGLFTGGFGLHYGAEHIGASVIPVSSGNTKRQIMIMQDYRSSVLVCTPSYALHIAETLENEGLSRNDIFLKYALLGSEPWGEKIRSEIENKLGVSATDNYGLSEIIGPGVSGECQCKNGLHINEDHFYAEIINPDTCEVLPEGEKGELVLTTLTKEAMPLIRYRTRDITRLFRDKCPCGRTFIKMEKPSGRTDDMLIINGVNVFPSQVEEVFKEFDQATPHYIIIVKKKGHLDLMEIQLEISENLFFDEMKKQRTLLEKMHERMFSVLGIKPKIKFVEPKTIERFEGKAKRVIDERQF from the coding sequence ATGAAAAATATTTGGCAATACGAAGAAGAGACAATGAGTCTTGATGACCTCAAACAATTTCAGCTTGAAAGACTTCAATCAACTTTAAATCGTGTTTCTGAAAATGTGGATTTTTATAAAAGCAAATTTAAAGATGCAGGGGTAGATATTACAAAAGTTAAATCTTTGGAAGATATAAAACATTTGCCTTTTACTACTAAACAGGATTTAAGGGATAATTATCCTTATGGGATGTTTGCTGTCCCTCTGAAAGATATTGTCAGAATACACTCGTCAAGCGGAACTACCGGCAAACCGACGGTAGTGGGTTATACAAAAAGGGACCTTGAAACTTGGAAAAATTTGGTGGCAAGGATAATGGTCGCTGGAGGTGTATCGGCAAACGATATCGTACATATCGCTTTTTCATATGGCCTTTTTACCGGCGGCTTCGGATTGCATTACGGAGCAGAGCACATTGGGGCAAGTGTTATCCCTGTATCAAGCGGCAACACAAAGAGACAGATTATGATTATGCAGGATTACAGGAGTAGCGTCCTTGTCTGCACCCCCTCTTACGCTCTTCATATTGCAGAGACCCTTGAGAATGAAGGTCTTTCGAGAAATGATATTTTTTTGAAATATGCACTCTTGGGTAGCGAGCCGTGGGGTGAAAAAATCAGAAGTGAGATTGAAAATAAACTAGGCGTATCCGCCACAGACAATTATGGTTTGTCTGAGATTATAGGTCCGGGTGTTTCAGGTGAGTGTCAGTGTAAAAATGGGCTTCACATAAATGAAGACCACTTTTATGCCGAGATAATCAACCCTGATACCTGTGAAGTATTACCCGAAGGGGAAAAGGGGGAATTGGTATTGACTACTCTTACCAAAGAGGCAATGCCCCTTATTAGATATAGAACAAGAGATATTACAAGACTGTTTAGGGACAAATGCCCCTGTGGAAGAACCTTTATAAAGATGGAGAAACCTTCCGGCAGGACTGATGATATGTTAATAATTAACGGAGTAAACGTATTCCCTAGCCAAGTGGAAGAGGTATTTAAAGAGTTTGATCAAGCTACTCCGCATTATATTATTATTGTAAAAAAGAAAGGTCATCTGGATTTGATGGAGATACAGCTTGAAATATCCGAAAATCTTTTCTTTGACGAAATGAAAAAGCAAAGAACATTGCTTGAAAAAATGCACGAAAGGATGTTTAGTGTTTTAGGGATAAAACCAAAAATAAAATTTGTTGAGCCCAAGACAATTGAAAGATTTGAGGGTAAGGCAAAAAGGGTCATTGATGAAAGACAGTTTTGA
- the hflX gene encoding GTPase HflX — protein sequence MLSGNLENLRASQLNQLKKLEKRKSFSKGIISFDLAKYIAGLSLELNRQIGLLIDRQNIVRFVVVGTNKEIVIPILKRFGLIPGKLRGLRLVHTHLYGEDFTDDDITDLALLRLDSLSILHSSENGEPEKLKTAYLLPPNPENKIYDTLTETSIHSQIDDYISFISSLEKEMQEKSQVLKNNNPFPSAILVGVYPSKKEASDKMSELKELTESAMLMVLDTYTQIKQEIHPKYVIGPGRLKEILIKAMQLSADFLIFDNVLSPAQAKNISDMTELKILDRTQLILDIFARRAKSNEGKLRVELAQLKHILPRLSVRDDSLSRLTGGIGGRGPGETKLEIDRRRINDRIAFLSKKLKEIERVRVTQKSRRLKNRLPIVSIIGYTNAGKSTLLNSLTNSDIFADNLMFATLDTSSKRLRFPKEREVIITDTVGFIRDLPENLKGAFKSTLEELNDSDLLLHVVDISNENFEKHIASVNNILDELGLGDKPRLTVFNKVDKVDNEIIDNIKNFYPEAIFISALNRSSFDLLLEEIQLVLFKEGKNVDITY from the coding sequence ATATTATCAGGTAATCTTGAAAATTTAAGAGCTTCTCAGCTAAATCAGCTTAAAAAGCTCGAAAAAAGAAAAAGTTTTAGCAAAGGTATTATTTCATTTGACCTTGCAAAATACATAGCCGGACTGTCACTTGAGCTTAACAGGCAGATAGGACTACTCATTGACAGACAGAATATCGTCAGATTTGTTGTAGTAGGGACAAATAAGGAAATTGTCATTCCTATATTAAAAAGATTTGGCTTAATACCGGGAAAATTAAGAGGCTTAAGACTTGTCCACACTCACCTATATGGAGAGGATTTTACCGATGATGACATTACAGACCTTGCTCTTCTAAGGCTTGACAGCCTTTCCATACTTCATTCTTCGGAAAATGGAGAGCCTGAAAAGCTTAAAACCGCTTATCTACTGCCTCCAAATCCTGAAAATAAAATATATGACACACTTACAGAAACAAGTATTCACAGTCAAATTGACGATTATATCTCTTTTATCTCCTCTCTTGAAAAAGAGATGCAGGAAAAATCTCAGGTTTTAAAGAATAACAATCCTTTCCCTTCCGCTATTTTGGTAGGGGTATACCCCAGTAAAAAAGAGGCTTCAGACAAAATGTCAGAGTTAAAAGAATTGACTGAGAGTGCCATGCTTATGGTTTTAGATACATATACTCAAATCAAGCAAGAGATACATCCAAAATACGTGATAGGTCCTGGCAGACTGAAAGAGATATTAATTAAGGCTATGCAGCTTTCCGCAGATTTTTTAATTTTTGACAATGTCCTTTCTCCGGCACAGGCAAAAAATATTTCAGATATGACTGAGCTTAAAATATTAGACAGGACACAGCTTATTTTGGATATTTTTGCAAGAAGGGCAAAATCAAACGAAGGTAAGCTTCGTGTCGAGCTTGCCCAATTAAAACATATATTACCAAGACTTTCCGTTAGGGACGACTCACTTTCAAGATTAACCGGCGGGATTGGAGGACGAGGCCCAGGTGAAACAAAACTTGAAATAGACAGGCGTAGAATCAATGACCGTATAGCTTTTCTTTCGAAAAAGCTTAAAGAGATAGAAAGGGTAAGGGTAACTCAAAAAAGTAGGCGTTTAAAGAACAGACTCCCGATAGTTTCCATTATCGGTTATACGAATGCAGGGAAATCGACACTTTTAAACTCTCTTACAAACAGTGACATCTTTGCTGATAATCTTATGTTTGCCACCCTTGATACAAGCTCCAAAAGACTGAGATTTCCAAAAGAAAGAGAGGTAATCATTACAGATACAGTTGGTTTTATCAGAGATTTACCTGAAAATCTCAAAGGTGCATTCAAATCCACGTTGGAAGAATTAAATGACTCCGATCTTCTCTTGCATGTAGTTGACATATCCAATGAAAATTTTGAAAAGCATATCGCATCGGTAAATAACATTTTGGATGAGTTAGGCTTAGGGGATAAACCACGACTAACAGTTTTTAACAAAGTCGATAAGGTCGATAACGAAATTATAGACAATATTAAAAATTTCTACCCTGAAGCCATATTTATTTCGGCACTTAACCGCAGCTCATTTGATTTGCTGCTTGAAGAGATACAGCTTGTACTTTTTAAAGAGGGGAAAAATGTCGATATCACCTACTGA